TTTCACGTCCAGGATAATCGTGAAATGCGGCGTGTTGAGTTGTTGCACGAAGCGAATGCCTTCGGCCGCGGTGTTGATGAAGTTGGTTTCGCTGGGCGCCAGAGGCTCGAAACAAATCGTGATCGTGCGTTGCTCCGCCCGCATCACCGATTCGCGGAACACGCCCGTGGCCCAATCCCACGCTTGCTCGTACGACACGCCGTCCAGGAGGTTCCGTTGCTTGGGCGAGCCGACGACTATGATGCTGCCGCCGAGGTCGGCGCAGAAATCGACCAGGTCGCAAAAGTATTTGGACGTCCTGTCCCGGACAGCTTTGTCTGGGTGCGTCACGTACATGCCCTCGGCTTGCACCAACACCCAGTGAATGCCGGAGACCGCAATGCCCGCCCGCAGCGCCGTGTCGCGGATTCGCTGGCGTTCCGCGGCGGGAACGTCCGTCACGTATTTGGTGAGTGTGAAAGGCGCGATTTCGATGGCGTCGTAGCCGGCTTTCGCGACGTAAGCGATCGCGTCGTCGATCTTCCAACCCTGGAAGGTCTCGTTGCAGATGGCGAATTTCATGCGCGGTATTCAGGCAGAAAAATCGTGGATGCCAAATCAAAAGCACGGAACCTCAAGGTAGGCGAACCTTGGGCGAGCCTGTCCCCGGCGAGCCGGAGTCGGACGGTGTTCCAAACTCGTCGAGCGGCTCGCCAGGACGGACTTGCCCTGCCGGGTTGATGGGCTGAGTGCAGGTCAGAAAGGAACAGGAAACTTCCCATGAACCGTCTCCTCGGGACCGCGGCCTTTAGGCCGCTTCGACGCCGTACTCGAGAGCGGGGCCGGAAGCAGCCCGAAGGCTGCGGTCCGGATGGTTTTGGCTCATGGGCCATGTGCATGGTTCCGAGACCCTGGCGACTTCCTATGAAACAGCCCGCTCACCCTTCCCTCTCCCCATCTGACCCATCTGACAGGGAGCGGGTGTCCGTAAGACGGGTGAGGGTCAAGGTCGCAGCACCGCTTTATCAACGAGCGAGTGGTTTTCGCGCTCACGGCGTGAGGAGGGCGCATTCCAGTCCACCGTGACGAGACTGGACGACACGAAGAAAGGCATGTAGTCCCGCCTTTAGGCGGCTCGGGCCGGCTAAAGCCGGGACTACGAACAAGGAGTTTCCTCGGTATGCCGTTAGCTTGCGCTTCAAGCAAGTGAGGCACCGATAATGCTGGACTGGAGACTATGCAACTTCCCCTCCAACAGGAGAGGCATTGGGCATTCACACTGACGGAACTGGTCGTCATCCTCTTTACGGTCGCTCTCCTTTTCCTGCTGATGGTGCCCTTGACCTATCAACTCAAGCAGAAATCGCAGCGCATAACCTGTGTGAACAATCTGAAGAACATGGGCCTGGCTTTCCGCATTTTCGCCACGGGTAACAGCAATTCGTTCCCGATGCAGAAGCACCCCGCCCCTCTTGGCTCGCAAGGAGAAGGATCGGTCCCTTCAATCCGCTCGGTCGTCGAGTCTTTTCAGGCGCTCTCAGTCGAACTGGGCACGCCGGCGCTCCTCGTTTGCCCGTCGGACACCCGGAAGGCTGCGACGGATTTTGCCAGCCTGCGCGCAGGAAACCTCAGCTATTTCCTGGGCCTCGACGCCACCAAGAAGTTGCCAGCCTCTCTCCTGGTCGGGGACCGCAACCTGGCGACAAACGGGGTCGCCGCCAGCTCAGGTGTTCTGGAGATCACCACCAACATGAATCTGGGTTGGACCAAGGACCTGCACCGGTTTCGTGGGCATCTGGCGTTGGGGGACGGAAGCGTGCAACAGGCCACCAGCCAGCGATTGCACAGTCTCATGCTAACTTCCGGGTTGGCGACCAACCGAATCGCGCTACCTTGAATGCCGTGAAACCCGAAGTGGATAGCCGAGGCAGAAGCGGATTCACGCTCGTCGAATTACTCGTGGTCATTGGCGTCGTGGTGTTGATTCTTCTCTTGGCGATCCCTTGAAAGTAGGACAGGCTTCCAGCCTGTCTGGGCAGGCAGGATGCCCGCCCTACGTTTGTGCAGACTCAGCGCATGAAGCTCTTCTACACCGGCCCGGTCATCAACACCGAGATGCTGGCCGTCATGCTGGAGAAACACGGCATCATCGCGACGCAAGAATTCGTCGATCCTGATCAGCCCGACGACGGCGACCTGAACCGGCAGGCAAAGGTGTTCGTGCCGGACGCCGATTATGATCGGGCCTATCAGCTATTCTATGCGGAGCGCGAAGCCGAGCTGTAGGGATCGCTAAAATTCAAACCGCACGTCGCTCAGGCGGTTCCCCACTTCGGCCAGCACGCGCTTCTCCTCCGCCTGATCCTTGGCGACGAACGTGACGCTGAATCTCAGATACGGGCCGGCATCGTCCCACGGCACGGTCGAAATGAGCTTCTCCATGATCAACCATTGCGAGGCGTCTTCGGCGGTCTTGAATTCGATGCGCGGGCCGTCTTTCTTCACCGCCGCTTTTGGCGCCTTCACGTAAAGGAAGAAAGATCCCTTCGGCTTGGCCGCGCTCAGGCCCACCGCCCTGAGCGTCTGAACCAGAGCGTCCATGCGGCGCGAATACTTCAACGCAATCTGTTGCGTGATCTCCGGATGATCGAAGCAATAGGCGGCTGCATGTTGAATCGCCAGGAACTGGCCGGAATCCGTGTTGTCTTTCACGTCGCCATACGCCTTCAGGAGCAATTCATTCCCGGCGACAAACCCGCAGCGCCATCCGGTCATGTTGAAACTCTTGCTCGTGGAATGCAGCTCGATGCCGACCGCTTTGGCGCCCGGTGTGGCAAGAAAGCTCAAGGACTTCCCCTCGAAAACCAGCGCCGCATAAGCCGCGTCGTGGATAACGACGAGGTTGTTCTTGGTGGCGAAAGCGACCACTTTCGCGAAGAACTCCGGCGTGGCGCTCGCGCCGGTTGGATTGTT
This Verrucomicrobiota bacterium DNA region includes the following protein-coding sequences:
- a CDS encoding sugar phosphate isomerase/epimerase, encoding MPRMKFAICNETFQGWKIDDAIAYVAKAGYDAIEIAPFTLTKYVTDVPAAERQRIRDTALRAGIAVSGIHWVLVQAEGMYVTHPDKAVRDRTSKYFCDLVDFCADLGGSIIVVGSPKQRNLLDGVSYEQAWDWATGVFRESVMRAEQRTITICFEPLAPSETNFINTAAEGIRFVQQLNTPHFTIILDVKAMSSDSKPIPQIIRESWPNFAYFHANDKNLKGPGFGDVDFRPIAAALKEVGYTGYVSVEVFNYDEGPEVIATKSLEYLKKVFGPSS
- a CDS encoding DUF2007 domain-containing protein, producing the protein MKLFYTGPVINTEMLAVMLEKHGIIATQEFVDPDQPDDGDLNRQAKVFVPDADYDRAYQLFYAEREAEL
- a CDS encoding prepilin-type N-terminal cleavage/methylation domain-containing protein; translated protein: MGPFNPLGRRVFSGALSRTGHAGAPRLPVGHPEGCDGFCQPARRKPQLFPGPRRHQEVASLSPGRGPQPGDKRGRRQLRCSGDHHQHESGLDQGPAPVSWASGVGGRKRATGHQPAIAQSHANFRVGDQPNRATLNAVKPEVDSRGRSGFTLVELLVVIGVVVLILLLAIP
- a CDS encoding LL-diaminopimelate aminotransferase, with translation MSDSYIQNLFAERIGGRQYGKSTAIYKFAKIKSAKRAALAAHPGAEIIDMGVGEPDEMAFPATIAELHKEALKPENRGYADNGDALLKTAAARYLDRICGVKDIDPETEVLHSIGSKAALSILPATLIDPGDYVLMTTPGYPVFGTHAKYYGGLVHHLPLTDANRFLPDLDSIPQEVLRKAKVLVLNYPNNPTGASATPEFFAKVVAFATKNNLVVIHDAAYAALVFEGKSLSFLATPGAKAVGIELHSTSKSFNMTGWRCGFVAGNELLLKAYGDVKDNTDSGQFLAIQHAAAYCFDHPEITQQIALKYSRRMDALVQTLRAVGLSAAKPKGSFFLYVKAPKAAVKKDGPRIEFKTAEDASQWLIMEKLISTVPWDDAGPYLRFSVTFVAKDQAEEKRVLAEVGNRLSDVRFEF